Proteins from a genomic interval of Papaver somniferum cultivar HN1 chromosome 4, ASM357369v1, whole genome shotgun sequence:
- the LOC113275061 gene encoding non-functional NADPH-dependent codeinone reductase 2-like yields MENSDVPVITLSSGKAMPVLGLGTAETFTKGSEREKLAILKAIEVGYRHFDTAFIYQTEESVGEAIAEALQLGFIGSRDELFITSKLWCSDAHPDRVLAALQNSLRNLKLQYLDLYLIHYPISLKPGTTVKDLGNKDNLLPMDYKSVWAAMEECQKLGLTKSIGVSNFSYKKIQELMSFANIPPAVNQVEMNPTWQQKNLREYCKAKNILVTAYSPLGAKGTSWGSNAVMGSEVLNQIAQARGKSVAQISLRWVYEQGVSLVVKSFNEERIKENLEIFDWELTPEELKKIGELPQCRMAIAKFFVSDDGPFKSLEEFWDDKA; encoded by the exons ATGGAAAATAGTGATGTACCTGTAATCACTTTGAGCTCAGGCAAGGCGATGCCGGTTTTAGGTCTGGGAACAGCTGAAACTTTTACTAAAGGATCTGAAAGAGAGAAGCTGGCAATTTTGAAGGCGATAGAGGTGGGTTACAGACACTTTGATACAGCTTTCATATACCAAACTGAAGAGTCTGTTGGTGAAGCTATAGCTGAAGCACTTCAACTTGGTTTCATCGGATCTCGAGATGAACTCTTTATCACTTCCAAGCTCTGGTGTTCTGACGCTCACCCTGATCGTGTCCTCGCGGCTCTTCAGAACTCTCTAAG GAACCTTAAATTGCAGTATCTGGATCTATATCTGATACACTATCCAATAAGCTTGAAGCCTGGGACTACTGTGAAAGATTTGGGGAATAAGGACAACTTACTTCCAATGGACTACAAGTCTGTATGGGCAGCTATGGAAGAGTGTCAGAAGCTTGGCCTCACTAAGTCGATAGGTGTCAGCAACTTCTCCTACAAAAAGATTCAAGAGTTAATGAGCTTCGCCAACATCCCTCCTGCAGTAAATCAA GTAGAGATGAACCCCACATGGCAGCAAAAGAATCTGAGGGAATATTGTAAGGCCAAGAATATCTTGGTCACCGCGTACTCTCCTCTGGGAGCCAAAGGAACCAGTTGGGGATCCAACGCAGTTATGGGATCTGAGGTGCTGAACCAGATTGCCCAGGCCAGAGGAAAATCTGTTGCTCAG ATTAGTCTAAGATGGGTATACGAGCAAGGTGTGAGTCTTGTGGTGAAAAGTTTCAATGAAGAGAGGATAAAGGAGAACCTGGAAATATTTGATTGGGAGCTGACCCCGGAAGAGTTGAAGAAGATAGGTGAGCTCCCACAGTGCAGAATGGCAATTGCTAAGTTTTTTGTATCAGATGATGGGCCCTTCAAGTCTTTAGAAGAGTTTTGGGATGACAAAGCCTGA